The following are encoded in a window of Qipengyuania soli genomic DNA:
- a CDS encoding TetR/AcrR family transcriptional regulator: MSTEAGKRVGRPTDTAKRDAIIAAATRAFFDRGFAATSIEQVAADAGVSKVTVYNHFGDKRGLFAASVENQCETISGHFSIREIPRGSLRERLTAIGEAMVAFLSREDMVQFDRRIAAETEHEPEIGAAFLAAGPHRMKRAFSSFISALNAAGELDVDDPELAAEQFASMCKGMGDLDRRFGQPSDPTENRKRIEGAVEVFCRAYARH; this comes from the coding sequence TTGTCAACTGAAGCAGGCAAGAGGGTCGGAAGACCCACCGATACCGCAAAGCGCGATGCGATCATCGCGGCGGCGACGCGCGCCTTTTTCGACCGTGGGTTTGCGGCGACCTCCATCGAGCAGGTGGCGGCCGATGCGGGCGTGTCGAAGGTCACCGTCTATAACCATTTCGGCGACAAGCGTGGCCTCTTCGCCGCGTCGGTGGAGAACCAGTGCGAGACGATCAGCGGGCATTTCTCCATCCGAGAAATCCCGCGGGGTTCGCTGCGCGAGCGCCTTACGGCAATCGGCGAGGCGATGGTCGCCTTCCTGTCACGGGAGGACATGGTCCAGTTCGACCGCCGGATCGCGGCCGAAACCGAGCATGAGCCTGAGATCGGCGCAGCATTCCTCGCTGCCGGACCTCACCGCATGAAGCGTGCGTTTTCCAGTTTCATCTCGGCGCTCAATGCCGCGGGCGAGCTCGACGTCGATGACCCCGAGCTTGCAGCGGAACAGTTCGCAAGCATGTGCAAGGGAATGGGCGATCTCGACCGGCGTTTCGGCCAGCCCAGCGATCCGACCGAAAACCGGAAGCGTATCGAAGGGGCGGTGGAGGTCTTCTGCCGGGCCTATGCGCGGCATTGA
- a CDS encoding outer membrane protein gives MRKIITAVGISFAACACATPASAAEDDAWYVAVAGTVSILDDSETEVVGLPAPIGTVKTVNAMGTGYGFTVAVGREIGMARLEIEGGYASNDSDHYVAIAPPTGTIAAEGGHKSWRVMGNAYLDFGSGDLRPYLGAGVGYADIKARLFSARPPFPNEAPLLILDDNKGEFVYQLMAGGAYNVSPKIAVTAQYRWMSAGKVHFRDLSNFEVIREHEGHNIDLGVRVRF, from the coding sequence ATGAGGAAGATAATTACAGCTGTTGGCATTTCGTTTGCAGCCTGCGCGTGCGCGACGCCTGCCAGCGCAGCCGAGGACGACGCTTGGTATGTCGCGGTGGCAGGGACGGTTTCCATTCTCGACGATTCAGAAACCGAGGTGGTCGGCCTCCCCGCGCCAATCGGAACGGTCAAAACGGTCAATGCCATGGGCACCGGCTACGGCTTCACTGTCGCTGTTGGCCGGGAGATCGGAATGGCCCGTCTCGAGATCGAAGGCGGATACGCGAGCAATGACTCGGATCATTACGTCGCGATCGCGCCGCCCACGGGCACCATTGCGGCTGAAGGGGGGCACAAGAGCTGGCGGGTCATGGGCAATGCCTATCTCGATTTCGGTTCGGGTGACCTCCGCCCATACCTAGGGGCGGGCGTCGGATATGCCGACATCAAGGCCCGGCTATTTTCTGCCCGCCCACCATTCCCGAACGAGGCACCGCTTCTCATCCTTGATGATAACAAGGGCGAATTCGTCTACCAGTTGATGGCCGGTGGCGCTTACAATGTTTCGCCAAAGATCGCGGTGACGGCGCAATACCGGTGGATGAGTGCCGGAAAGGTCCATTTCCGGGACCTCTCGAATTTCGAGGTCATCCGCGAGCATGAAGGTCACAATATCGACCTCGGTGTGAGGGTGAGATTCTGA
- a CDS encoding tetratricopeptide repeat protein, whose translation MDISRSTLRTAASLADHPGFIIGAIEVDPATRTVRAGRETEKIEPRVMQVLIALAEACNEVLTRDALFDRCWGGVYVGDDSLNRAIAGVRRIATGIAQGTFEVETIPRTGYRLISETGPLWLSELEAPEAGQPENLPGPGISRRWAIAGGLTIAAGGAAYLLFSKPDPATQLVDESQVAMRAGTPESMMRAIKLLEQAVSVSPHNSAAWGLLAMAYARIDEHAIEKAQISATKVEEAANRALQLDPGNADAKAALAIYIPYYGDWLAAERRFDAVLAEHPDHLYTKDARLFFMGAVGRMKESGIEREKLNAEAPFDASFAYKQVYSLWFLDRIAEADRVAQRGLEMWPRDPGMWFAKLWLLAGTGRLDRAIAQVADAASRPPLPPPLVGTLMASLQAAKSREPAGIEAASRQVMGGVSRSVAAVVSGMMLLNIMGAIDQAFALADAYYLERGPVIAAMQWRPGQPFVPDQRRRKTNMLFVPSGAQMQQDPRFMSLMQEIGMTDYWDKRGIGPDFLRPA comes from the coding sequence ATGGATATATCGCGAAGCACTCTGAGAACCGCGGCAAGTCTGGCCGACCATCCTGGTTTCATTATCGGGGCGATCGAGGTCGATCCGGCAACCCGAACGGTGCGGGCCGGTCGCGAGACAGAAAAGATCGAACCTCGCGTGATGCAGGTCCTGATCGCGCTGGCAGAGGCATGCAACGAGGTCCTGACACGCGACGCGCTGTTCGATCGCTGCTGGGGCGGCGTATACGTCGGGGACGACAGCCTCAATCGTGCGATCGCCGGAGTCCGAAGAATAGCCACGGGGATTGCACAGGGCACTTTCGAAGTCGAAACCATTCCGCGTACCGGCTACCGTCTGATCTCCGAGACGGGACCTCTCTGGCTTTCCGAACTTGAAGCGCCGGAAGCGGGACAACCGGAAAATTTGCCAGGGCCGGGTATTTCGCGGCGCTGGGCAATCGCCGGGGGCCTGACCATCGCTGCTGGAGGGGCAGCATACTTGCTGTTCAGCAAGCCTGATCCGGCGACACAGCTGGTGGACGAGAGCCAGGTCGCGATGCGGGCCGGGACGCCGGAATCGATGATGCGCGCGATAAAGCTTCTGGAGCAGGCAGTCTCGGTATCGCCGCATAATTCGGCTGCCTGGGGTTTGCTCGCCATGGCATACGCACGGATCGACGAGCACGCGATTGAAAAGGCCCAGATATCGGCCACCAAGGTCGAGGAGGCGGCGAACCGGGCATTGCAGCTCGACCCCGGTAATGCCGATGCGAAAGCTGCGCTCGCTATCTACATCCCCTACTACGGCGATTGGTTAGCGGCGGAACGGCGCTTCGATGCCGTTCTCGCCGAGCATCCGGATCATCTCTACACGAAGGATGCGCGCCTGTTCTTCATGGGCGCCGTGGGCCGGATGAAAGAGTCCGGGATCGAACGCGAGAAGCTCAATGCCGAGGCTCCGTTCGATGCCTCCTTCGCCTACAAGCAGGTTTACTCGCTGTGGTTCCTCGACCGGATTGCCGAAGCGGACCGGGTCGCGCAACGCGGTCTCGAAATGTGGCCTCGTGATCCCGGAATGTGGTTTGCCAAGCTGTGGTTGCTTGCCGGAACCGGGCGACTGGATCGCGCCATCGCGCAGGTCGCCGACGCTGCATCGAGGCCGCCGCTCCCGCCTCCGCTCGTGGGGACTCTCATGGCCTCACTCCAGGCTGCAAAGTCCCGCGAGCCTGCTGGAATCGAGGCGGCCTCGCGACAGGTGATGGGAGGAGTTTCGCGGAGCGTAGCGGCAGTTGTCAGCGGCATGATGCTGCTCAACATTATGGGAGCAATCGACCAGGCATTCGCGCTGGCCGATGCCTACTATCTCGAGCGTGGACCGGTGATCGCCGCGATGCAGTGGCGACCGGGCCAGCCATTCGTCCCCGACCAGCGACGCCGCAAGACCAATATGCTGTTCGTCCCGTCTGGGGCGCAGATGCAGCAGGATCCGCGTTTCATGTCGCTAATGCAGGAAATCGGTATGACCGATTACTGGGATAAGCGCGGTATCGGGCCTGACTTCCTTCGACCCGCATGA
- a CDS encoding TonB-dependent receptor: MEKRFFVLVLAGLALPGAAAAQDSAGDRPTDAPRIIVTGERIPRTQADTASSVSLVSGDDAEKASADRLDQILALVPNVQLGTGEEGPAIRGQDSTGQLRNLFAFLGGARPRVTLQVDGRPVSFYEFISGSQSAWDIAQVEVFRSPQTTTQGRNSIAGAIFVTSKDPTPDWEGRARAIVGDFDTRQFSAMVSGPIVEDQIAFRASGDVRFSTVSSDMTDGIPGADIDRDDYGTARLKVKVTPTALPGASVETTLAYTRSQAPQFEGVSKPFEDRKLPIPNQMIGVMKVEATSLTSRAEIEMADGLRSTLTVSYGDAVLRRFGLPGLGKTRADTSDFSVEQTLRWQPSSAFDLVVGANRLTQDQTQSIDITGLGIGTGKFDDDQDSLGILGEANWHLLSTLSLIAGLRYQRDRQIRVGNVGTIMLNYDRTFDAWLPKVSLAYEPYPDFTAGLLVQRAYNPGGTSISFRRRAEDSFEAEKLWNYELFMRVRSSDGRASFAANAFYNDISDAQRSQLVPFTLPNGEVTYFSEFANAPAARSYGLEAEIAWRVNDRLDARLGMGLLDTRVTETVTPRDTTLGKEFQRSPGLSAMAAIDWRPVDRFELSAQLRHHSSYYSDDANTQTLRISPSTILDARVEYEFGPVSVFGYVRNLFDEFSLTYLITPNFGTAIEPRAAGVGLEARF, translated from the coding sequence ATGGAAAAGAGGTTCTTCGTACTCGTCCTGGCGGGTCTTGCTTTACCCGGCGCTGCCGCAGCGCAGGATTCTGCGGGCGATCGACCCACGGACGCACCACGGATCATTGTGACCGGGGAACGAATTCCGCGGACGCAGGCCGACACTGCTTCGAGCGTGTCGCTCGTCTCCGGCGACGATGCCGAAAAGGCCAGCGCCGACAGACTCGATCAGATTCTCGCGCTCGTTCCCAATGTGCAACTGGGGACCGGCGAGGAAGGCCCTGCCATTCGCGGACAGGATTCCACCGGACAATTGCGCAATCTTTTCGCCTTCCTCGGTGGTGCGCGGCCGCGCGTGACACTCCAAGTCGATGGTCGTCCCGTCAGCTTCTACGAATTTATCTCTGGATCCCAGTCTGCGTGGGACATCGCGCAGGTCGAGGTCTTCCGCAGCCCGCAGACCACTACGCAGGGTCGCAACTCGATAGCAGGCGCGATATTCGTGACCAGCAAGGACCCGACTCCCGATTGGGAGGGTCGCGCGCGCGCCATCGTAGGCGACTTCGATACACGGCAATTTTCAGCAATGGTCAGCGGTCCGATCGTCGAGGACCAGATTGCCTTTCGCGCTTCGGGCGATGTGCGCTTTTCTACCGTCTCGAGCGACATGACGGACGGAATACCGGGCGCAGATATCGACCGCGACGATTACGGCACGGCGCGATTGAAGGTGAAGGTCACGCCCACCGCCCTGCCCGGCGCTTCCGTGGAAACGACCTTAGCCTATACAAGGTCGCAAGCGCCCCAGTTCGAAGGCGTGAGCAAACCTTTCGAGGATCGGAAATTGCCGATCCCGAACCAGATGATCGGCGTCATGAAGGTCGAGGCCACATCGCTGACCTCCCGCGCCGAGATCGAGATGGCGGACGGCCTGCGGTCCACCTTGACGGTTTCATATGGCGATGCCGTGCTGCGCCGTTTCGGACTTCCCGGGCTTGGCAAGACGCGTGCCGACACATCCGATTTCTCCGTCGAGCAGACACTGCGCTGGCAACCGAGTTCGGCTTTCGACCTCGTAGTCGGGGCCAATCGTCTTACCCAGGACCAGACCCAATCGATCGACATCACCGGCTTGGGGATCGGGACGGGCAAGTTCGACGATGACCAAGATAGCTTAGGGATCTTGGGCGAGGCAAACTGGCACCTTCTGTCCACCCTCTCGCTAATCGCTGGATTGCGCTACCAACGTGACCGGCAAATTCGCGTGGGCAATGTCGGTACCATCATGCTCAACTACGACCGCACCTTCGATGCTTGGTTGCCGAAAGTCTCGCTGGCTTACGAGCCATACCCGGACTTCACTGCCGGTCTTCTGGTGCAACGCGCCTACAATCCCGGGGGCACCTCCATAAGCTTTCGCCGGCGGGCGGAGGATTCGTTCGAAGCCGAAAAGCTATGGAATTACGAGTTGTTCATGCGTGTCCGCAGCAGCGATGGCCGCGCGTCCTTTGCGGCGAACGCGTTCTACAACGATATTTCCGACGCCCAGCGATCGCAGCTCGTCCCCTTCACCTTGCCCAATGGTGAAGTCACCTATTTCAGCGAATTCGCCAACGCCCCTGCCGCACGCAGCTATGGCCTGGAAGCGGAGATCGCCTGGCGGGTGAACGACAGACTCGATGCGAGACTTGGCATGGGACTGCTCGACACGAGAGTCACCGAAACGGTAACCCCGCGGGACACCACGCTCGGCAAGGAATTCCAGCGTTCTCCCGGTCTTAGCGCGATGGCAGCGATCGACTGGCGCCCGGTCGATCGGTTCGAGTTGTCAGCCCAGCTTCGCCACCACAGCAGCTACTACAGCGATGATGCCAACACTCAGACACTCCGGATCAGCCCCTCCACGATCCTGGATGCTCGCGTCGAATACGAGTTCGGCCCGGTGTCCGTGTTCGGATATGTGAGAAACCTGTTCGACGAGTTTTCGCTGACTTACCTGATAACTCCCAACTTCGGGACCGCTATTGAGCCGCGCGCGGCAGGTGTCGGCCTCGAAGCGCGGTTCTAG
- a CDS encoding transferrin-binding protein-like solute binding protein, protein MTGSATYHAEVAGGDADPADASQFVVRPYNYLVGGTADLTFDFGAGTLAGAMDPTIYSYNDETRSLGRYEFVNTVFGVGSTQFSGQLANASLTDLGTFNGLFTGPQAAELIAQWWAPYVNPWTNESGLLRGVWIGKKGN, encoded by the coding sequence GTGACAGGGTCAGCTACCTATCACGCCGAGGTTGCCGGGGGCGATGCTGATCCGGCAGATGCATCGCAGTTCGTTGTGCGCCCATACAATTACTTGGTCGGAGGGACGGCAGACCTAACGTTCGATTTTGGTGCCGGGACCCTTGCGGGTGCGATGGACCCGACAATCTACAGCTATAACGACGAGACGAGGTCACTCGGTCGCTACGAGTTCGTCAACACCGTCTTCGGCGTCGGCAGCACCCAGTTCTCGGGACAACTCGCCAACGCATCGCTCACCGACCTGGGTACTTTCAATGGCCTGTTTACGGGACCGCAGGCTGCCGAGCTGATAGCGCAATGGTGGGCACCCTACGTAAATCCCTGGACGAACGAGTCGGGCCTGCTGCGGGGTGTATGGATCGGCAAGAAGGGTAACTGA
- a CDS encoding surface lipoprotein assembly modifier, with the protein MLACLGLALGMAVGEVQAVSGASETGEATTQRQLSPAEMFSLADRAWRSGDPVLAEKVLLALADNPDRRLHNEARFRLAMLYRSQKRETEAAVLLRRILDEEPDAARVRLELAALLRTLGDNQAALRELRAVQSGSLSGKAAQFVDRIAASLQAEKPFGLYVELALAPDSNINRATRSDTLDTVIGEFDIGDEGKERSGIGGALRIMANWRAPLSSRVQWHSRITGQANIYRQSDFNDIAVEIASGPEMPLGKGRVSIDAIAGQSWFGMSPSQRSARLALGVAYPLNPVSQLRIDLSGGRQQNLFNSLQTAWSAVGQARLERALSPRLYMAASVGAARLKANDDAFSTWSWNTGIAATREVGRASVTASLDYGKLKADERLVLLPRAREDTSIRAQIGAVFRQVTLYGMSPFARLSYERNRSTVEFYDYSRVRTEFGMSRAF; encoded by the coding sequence GTGCTTGCCTGCCTGGGCCTCGCACTCGGCATGGCCGTCGGCGAGGTCCAGGCAGTTTCCGGCGCGTCCGAAACGGGTGAAGCGACGACGCAACGCCAGCTGAGTCCGGCGGAAATGTTCAGCCTTGCCGACAGGGCATGGCGGTCGGGTGACCCGGTACTTGCAGAGAAGGTGTTGTTGGCCTTGGCGGACAATCCCGATCGCCGGTTGCACAATGAAGCCCGCTTTCGCCTTGCCATGCTTTACCGGTCGCAGAAGCGGGAAACAGAAGCGGCCGTGTTACTCCGCCGCATTCTTGACGAGGAACCGGATGCTGCGCGGGTCAGGCTGGAGCTGGCCGCTCTGCTCCGGACGCTGGGAGACAACCAGGCAGCCTTGCGTGAACTGCGCGCTGTGCAGTCCGGATCGCTTTCCGGCAAGGCAGCGCAGTTCGTCGACCGGATCGCTGCGAGCTTGCAGGCTGAAAAGCCGTTCGGGCTTTACGTGGAACTGGCGCTGGCACCCGACTCCAATATCAACCGGGCCACAAGGTCAGACACGCTCGACACGGTAATCGGCGAATTCGATATCGGGGACGAAGGAAAGGAGCGCTCGGGGATCGGCGGGGCGCTGAGAATCATGGCAAACTGGCGCGCCCCGCTGTCGTCTCGCGTGCAGTGGCACAGCAGGATTACCGGACAGGCCAACATCTACCGACAGTCGGACTTCAACGACATTGCCGTTGAGATCGCTTCGGGACCGGAGATGCCATTGGGCAAGGGGCGGGTCTCGATCGATGCGATCGCGGGTCAGTCGTGGTTCGGCATGTCGCCATCCCAACGCAGCGCGAGACTTGCTCTCGGCGTCGCCTATCCGCTTAACCCTGTATCCCAATTGCGCATCGATCTGTCGGGCGGGCGGCAGCAGAACCTGTTCAACAGCCTGCAGACCGCATGGTCGGCGGTGGGCCAGGCCCGGCTGGAGCGTGCCCTGTCGCCGCGCCTATACATGGCTGCATCAGTGGGTGCGGCACGCCTGAAGGCGAATGACGATGCATTCAGTACCTGGTCGTGGAATACCGGGATTGCTGCCACCAGGGAAGTTGGGCGGGCGTCCGTCACGGCCTCCCTCGATTACGGAAAACTGAAGGCCGATGAGAGGCTCGTATTGTTGCCTAGAGCTCGCGAGGACACGAGCATCCGGGCACAGATCGGCGCAGTTTTCCGGCAAGTCACGCTTTACGGGATGTCTCCCTTCGCCCGCCTGTCCTACGAACGGAACCGCAGCACGGTCGAGTTCTACGATTATTCCCGGGTCCGGACGGAATTCGGCATGAGCAGGGCGTTCTGA
- a CDS encoding nuclear transport factor 2 family protein yields the protein MQYAPTLSRAELIDLATQKYFANVDAKDMDATLACFHDEALFCVQTAFTRHSGKAEIRRMFEDFFAGYADIVHKDFTCTVDEANGRIAASFEAVLTGHDGEVTRLFNTNFWRIRDGKFQEVYVYMSGANPLV from the coding sequence ATGCAGTATGCACCCACCCTTTCGCGCGCCGAACTGATCGATCTCGCAACGCAAAAGTACTTCGCAAATGTCGATGCCAAGGACATGGACGCGACGCTCGCCTGCTTTCACGACGAAGCATTATTCTGCGTCCAGACTGCCTTCACCCGGCATTCCGGCAAGGCGGAAATCCGCCGCATGTTCGAGGACTTTTTCGCCGGCTATGCCGACATCGTGCACAAGGATTTCACCTGCACGGTGGACGAGGCGAACGGACGCATCGCAGCCAGCTTCGAAGCTGTCCTGACCGGCCACGATGGCGAAGTGACCCGCCTCTTCAACACCAACTTCTGGCGCATCCGCGACGGCAAGTTCCAGGAAGTCTACGTCTACATGAGCGGGGCGAACCCGCTCGTCTGA
- a CDS encoding nuclear transport factor 2 family protein has protein sequence MSWSEGGTGQDALPYPYYIDIVTKRYFDGVDNKQMEKVLDCFTEDAILTEQTSNTVHNGIGAIRAMFEKLFADFSDIWHGNFVHTADPQSNTVCSQFTVLITPQGGDELRYENCNRFYLKGDKFHRVYVYMSGDNLLKEGDA, from the coding sequence ATGAGCTGGAGCGAAGGCGGCACGGGGCAGGATGCCCTGCCCTACCCCTATTACATCGACATCGTGACCAAGCGTTATTTCGACGGCGTCGACAACAAGCAGATGGAAAAGGTGCTCGACTGCTTCACCGAAGATGCGATCCTGACCGAGCAGACGTCGAACACGGTCCACAACGGCATCGGCGCGATCCGGGCCATGTTCGAAAAACTCTTCGCCGATTTCTCCGACATCTGGCACGGCAATTTCGTCCATACCGCCGACCCGCAGAGCAATACGGTGTGCAGCCAGTTCACCGTGCTCATCACCCCGCAGGGCGGCGATGAACTGCGCTACGAGAACTGCAATCGCTTCTATCTGAAGGGCGACAAGTTCCACCGGGTCTATGTCTACATGAGCGGCGACAACCTGCTCAAGGAAGGGGACGCCTGA
- a CDS encoding aspartate/glutamate racemase family protein: MADGPNHRIKVIVPIPMDEAGVAARAEQLPQDFVAPGFKPEFAAVGWGAALGDSYHDMLLMDWTVFQAGIDAEDQGYSGVLIDTVSDSGLRALRSRLSIPVVGPGEASFCTAMMLGKSFSILTMWPQWFPLYEKTLTEYGFWDRVASLRSIDTRPDVTELLAGKEEVIFAKLKAEATKAIEEDGADVIVLGSTTMHQSAAYLASELPIPVLNPGQVAYKHLEMLIGLGLTHSKKAFPAPEVGKDADIRRNFA; encoded by the coding sequence ATGGCCGATGGTCCGAACCATCGGATCAAAGTCATCGTTCCCATACCGATGGACGAAGCCGGGGTAGCTGCGCGAGCAGAGCAGTTACCCCAAGATTTCGTCGCCCCGGGCTTCAAGCCCGAATTCGCCGCCGTAGGCTGGGGCGCCGCGCTCGGCGACAGCTACCACGACATGCTCCTGATGGACTGGACGGTCTTCCAGGCGGGGATTGACGCCGAAGACCAGGGTTATTCGGGCGTTCTGATCGATACCGTATCCGACAGTGGCCTCCGCGCCCTTCGCTCGCGACTTTCGATCCCTGTCGTCGGCCCGGGCGAGGCGAGTTTCTGCACCGCAATGATGCTGGGCAAGAGCTTCTCCATCCTGACGATGTGGCCGCAGTGGTTCCCGCTCTACGAAAAGACGCTGACCGAATACGGCTTCTGGGACCGCGTTGCCTCGCTGCGTTCGATCGATACCCGACCAGACGTCACCGAGCTGCTCGCCGGTAAAGAAGAGGTGATCTTCGCCAAGCTGAAGGCAGAGGCCACCAAGGCCATCGAGGAGGATGGCGCGGATGTCATCGTCCTTGGTTCCACCACCATGCACCAGTCTGCCGCCTATCTGGCGAGCGAACTGCCCATACCCGTGCTCAATCCCGGACAGGTCGCATACAAGCATCTCGAGATGTTGATCGGGCTTGGCCTCACCCACTCGAAAAAGGCGTTCCCGGCGCCCGAAGTGGGCAAGGATGCCGACATCAGGAGGAATTTCGCATGA
- a CDS encoding TonB-dependent receptor produces the protein MRAFKSFLLATIAAAPLVAAPAAAQEATDASTESSEDTIIVTARRQAERLQDVPASVSVLTADSIEKTGADSADDFAQLTPGVTIVTGTAEAGDTQVNIRGINGARDAESSVALVVDGILKTNTAQLNQSQGTLRQVEILKGPQGALYGRNAAAGAIVLQTLKPGDSFEGAVKASYANENTFEGTAHIAGPIGEGLGFVLSGYYRTTDGFYRNIYLDNAKVVDDQETWSVDGRVVAQLGSDTELDVKARYAQLRGASINFNASFHLPNFAGVNPAFYEDVNKHDFRYYSNIRPTNDQDSFDVSAKIEHRFGDNLVLTAWALYSDVDQSLVADGTSADFARYIGAADTAGDPAVNACFASTADLTGFPVNQPGFIGQIPVPFIFAPANGSTFGPYSPTTCDGTQFQSRNQRDISAEIRLASDGSGPLNWQLGAYYLNIDREVGVSLGADTGAGVIENLYNAPNTSNPTSLLLNDAFKTNVYAAFGSIDYEVSPQFDVGLALRYDIEDRSTTSLVPNATDPFTGGPINPGQAFGTLSPKSATYKQLQPKVNLSWKPSPDLNIYANWGIGFKSGGFNNQGSSTIVDQNFTQFFGADVTIDDEFRKERSSAFEAGIKGELLDGALTFDLAGYYTKIDDMQFFEFFVGPFGLLRVVSNIDEVQVKGVELNLGAKVTDGWKLYGAFNVTDSEIKANASRPYTVGNKSPYTADWTLNLGTEIDTPLTDTVDFVMRWDYRLTGPTWFHTVQDQELPTLFSGLLPISALGLPGFVGNARYDVARRDTFGVLNVRGGLEFGNFSAYVFADNVLDEKYLSEVIPAVEFGGSFISPGARRLVGVEMGYKF, from the coding sequence ATGCGCGCGTTCAAGTCGTTTCTGCTTGCCACCATCGCCGCCGCTCCGCTGGTAGCGGCGCCCGCCGCTGCCCAGGAAGCGACCGACGCTTCGACCGAGTCGAGCGAGGACACGATCATCGTCACGGCACGGCGCCAGGCCGAACGGCTTCAGGACGTCCCTGCATCGGTTTCCGTGCTCACTGCCGACTCCATCGAGAAGACCGGGGCCGACAGCGCCGACGATTTCGCACAGCTGACGCCGGGTGTGACCATCGTTACCGGCACAGCGGAAGCGGGCGATACGCAGGTAAACATCCGCGGCATCAACGGTGCGCGCGATGCGGAAAGTTCGGTCGCCCTTGTGGTCGACGGCATCCTCAAGACCAATACCGCGCAGCTCAACCAGTCACAGGGGACATTGCGCCAGGTCGAAATACTCAAGGGTCCGCAGGGTGCCCTCTACGGTCGCAACGCTGCCGCCGGGGCGATAGTGCTGCAGACCCTCAAGCCCGGCGACAGCTTCGAAGGCGCGGTCAAGGCATCCTATGCCAACGAGAACACCTTCGAGGGTACGGCCCACATCGCGGGCCCCATCGGCGAAGGGCTCGGCTTCGTCCTTTCCGGCTATTACCGGACCACCGACGGCTTCTATCGCAACATCTACCTCGACAATGCCAAGGTCGTTGATGACCAGGAAACCTGGTCCGTCGATGGCCGCGTAGTGGCGCAACTGGGAAGCGATACCGAACTCGATGTTAAGGCTCGCTATGCGCAGCTGCGCGGGGCGTCGATCAACTTCAACGCTTCGTTCCACCTGCCCAATTTCGCAGGCGTAAACCCGGCGTTCTACGAGGACGTGAACAAGCACGACTTCCGCTATTACAGCAACATCCGCCCGACCAATGACCAGGACAGCTTCGACGTCTCGGCCAAGATCGAACACCGTTTCGGCGATAACCTGGTCCTGACAGCATGGGCGCTCTACTCCGATGTCGACCAGAGCCTCGTCGCGGACGGTACGTCGGCCGACTTCGCCCGTTATATCGGGGCTGCGGATACCGCTGGCGACCCCGCAGTGAACGCCTGCTTCGCATCCACCGCCGACCTCACAGGCTTCCCGGTAAACCAGCCGGGCTTCATCGGGCAGATCCCCGTCCCCTTCATCTTCGCCCCTGCGAACGGCTCGACCTTCGGACCCTACAGCCCGACGACATGCGACGGCACGCAGTTCCAGTCGCGCAACCAGCGTGACATCAGTGCTGAAATCCGCCTGGCATCGGACGGCAGCGGCCCGCTCAACTGGCAGCTCGGCGCGTACTACCTCAACATCGATCGTGAAGTCGGGGTCAGCCTTGGCGCCGACACGGGCGCAGGGGTGATCGAAAACCTCTACAACGCTCCGAACACGTCCAACCCGACCTCACTGCTCCTCAACGACGCATTCAAGACAAATGTCTACGCGGCCTTCGGATCGATCGATTACGAAGTCAGCCCGCAGTTCGATGTCGGCCTGGCCTTGCGCTACGATATCGAAGACCGCTCGACCACGTCGCTCGTTCCCAATGCGACCGACCCTTTCACCGGCGGCCCCATCAACCCGGGCCAGGCGTTCGGAACCCTCAGCCCCAAAAGCGCGACCTACAAGCAGCTCCAGCCGAAGGTGAACCTCAGCTGGAAACCCTCGCCCGACCTCAACATCTATGCGAACTGGGGCATCGGCTTCAAATCGGGCGGCTTCAACAACCAGGGTTCGTCGACCATCGTCGACCAGAACTTCACCCAGTTCTTCGGCGCAGACGTCACGATCGACGACGAATTCCGCAAGGAAAGGTCGAGTGCGTTCGAAGCGGGCATCAAGGGTGAGCTGCTTGATGGTGCGCTAACCTTCGACCTTGCCGGCTACTACACGAAGATCGACGACATGCAGTTCTTCGAATTCTTCGTCGGACCCTTCGGCCTTCTGCGCGTGGTCTCTAACATCGATGAGGTCCAGGTGAAGGGCGTCGAGCTCAACCTTGGTGCGAAGGTCACCGATGGCTGGAAGCTCTACGGCGCGTTCAACGTCACGGACAGCGAGATCAAGGCCAATGCCTCGCGTCCCTACACCGTAGGCAACAAGTCTCCCTATACTGCCGACTGGACGCTGAACCTCGGCACCGAGATCGACACGCCGCTGACCGACACGGTCGATTTCGTCATGCGCTGGGACTACCGCCTGACAGGGCCCACATGGTTCCACACGGTCCAGGACCAGGAACTACCAACGCTGTTCAGCGGACTGCTGCCAATCTCCGCACTCGGTCTCCCCGGTTTCGTCGGCAACGCCCGTTATGACGTGGCCAGGCGCGATACCTTCGGCGTTCTCAACGTACGCGGCGGGCTCGAATTCGGCAACTTCAGCGCCTATGTCTTCGCCGACAACGTCCTCGACGAGAAGTACCTGTCCGAAGTCATCCCGGCGGTCGAGTTCGGCGGGTCTTTCATCTCACCGGGCGCACGTCGTCTGGTCGGCGTGGAAATGGGATACAAGTTCTGA